One window from the genome of Cryptomeria japonica chromosome 6, Sugi_1.0, whole genome shotgun sequence encodes:
- the LOC131032184 gene encoding uncharacterized protein LOC131032184 has translation MNAIRGLGEGVLDEVIIKKVLRSLKTKYGTKFSPIEEDKDLKTFSMDELFGSLLASEKITINGETSKREVALNITKKGKEVDTSAKEDGSDTAKAKFVRKLKKGSSKYKGKHPFKCFNCGKIGHFAAKYPYEEKGEDEKHNVKIFGKENVKKSYNPKRRNFRRKNNLYTLKSDATDEESVSDENYSEDEKEVNLFMGQEELDEGHTSRIYCRTQTRNQSSLNSNEKDEVEAEVDLEGELICALKEI, from the coding sequence ATGAatgctataagaggacttggagaaggtGTCTTAGATGAAGTAATTATCAAGAAGGTTCTAAGATCATTAAAAACAAAGTATGGTACAAAATTCTCACCCATAGAAGAAGATAAAGACTTAAAGACCTTCTCCATGGACGAGTTATTTGGCTCTTTGTTAGCTTCTGAAAAGATAACAATAAATGGTGAAACTTCAAAGAGAGAGGTTGCCTTAAACATAACCAAGAAAGGGAAAGAGGTAGATACTAGTGCAAAAGAAGATGGCTCAGACACTGCTAAAGCCaaatttgtcaggaagctcaagaAAGGCTcaagtaaatataaaggtaaacatCCATTcaagtgtttcaattgtggaaaaATAGGTCACTTTGCTGCTAAATACCCatatgaagaaaaaggagaagatgaGAAGCACAATGTGAAGATATTTGGTAAAGAAAACGTGAAGAAATCTTACAATCCAAAGAGAAGAAATTTTAGGAGAAAGAACAATCTTTACACACTAAAAAGTGATGCTACTGATGAAGAAAGTGTTTCAGATGAGAACTAtagtgaggatgaaaaggaagttaACCTTTTCATGGGACAAGAGGAATTAGATGAAGGGCACACATCAAGAATATATTGTAGAACTCAAACTAGAAATCAAAGCTCACTTAATAGTAATGAGAAAGATGAAGTTGAAGCtgaagtagaccttgaaggtgaacttATATGTGCTCTTAAAGAGATTTGA